A segment of the Marinomonas posidonica IVIA-Po-181 genome:
ATGAGCGCCCAGTAAATGAAGTGCTAGTTGAGGAAATTCGTCCAGCATTACAAACTTACTTTAAACCTGCATTTTTGGGACGAACGACCATTGTGCCATATTACCCATTAAACGCGGAAGAATTAGGTCATATTGCTCAAATTAGCTTAAATCGAATTTCTAAAAAACTGGCAGAAAAATACAAAGCAAGTTTTAGCTGGGGTATTGAGTTTGTTGACTTTATTGTGTCGCGTAATACGGATCCAACAACAGGTGGTCGGGCGATTGAGCAAATGATTAACCGTGCTTTAATGCCCAAACTGGCAGAAGAGTGTATCCAGCGTTTAAGTGATGGGTTGCCCATATCATGTGTTAGTGTTGATGTCATTCCTCAAACTGGTGAAATTAAGCTTACAATCGAGTAATTATGAGAAACTGTGCGTATTGTTCTCTATTGAGACGTTATTTTGTTGGTGTTGTTTTAATGATACTAACAGGGACAACTTATGCTGCAATTGAACGCTTGTCACTTGCTACTCAGGTTTGGCCACCATACCAAACGGTTAATGAGAAAACAGGGGAGATTGGCGGTGTTGCAGTGGAAAGAGTTCAATGCGCATTGCGTTTAATGAATCAACCATATGAAATCGTTTTTATGGCTTGGGATCGTGCGCAGCTTATGGTGCAAACAGGCAAAATGGATGGCTATTTTGCTGGCTCTAAAAGCACAACGAGAGCAGCTTATGCTGTTCCTTCTGCTGCAGTAGTGACGGATGATTTATCTTGGTTTGTTTTACCGAATATAAGCTTTGATATCGATGATGAAACTCAGAAATACAATCTTCGTTATGGGGCAAAGTTTAATACCAATAAATGGCTGTCTTTAAAACAAGAAGGCTATAACGTCATCAAAAAGCCAAGAGATGCAGACTCTCTACTTCAAATGCTTTGGCAAGGAGAGATCGATGTTGCCCTTGAATACCGGTATATTTTTGAATACTCCATGGAAAAAGCAGGAATGCCATTGAGCAATTTTAAGCGCGTTTCTAGAGGGACCTTAGATCAAGTGGTGCATTTCTCAAAAGATTTTATTCGAGAAAATCCAACATTTTTGGATTCTTTTAATGCGTCTTTAACATCGTGTCGTTGAAAACAGTTAATAAAGGTAGATTATGAGTATCAGCTTACAGCTCGTCGAGTTGCCTGAAAATGAGCAAGTTACAAGTAGACAGATTTCTCTACCTGATTCTGGTGGAACAATTGGACGTTCGTTTGACTGTACTATTCAGCTACCAGATTTTAACCGTTCTTTGTCTAGGGTTCATGCCGAAATCGTTTTATCTCAGAAAGGCCGTTATCAGCTGATTGACAGAAGTACGAATGGAGTCTACGTCAATGGCCGCTTAATTGGTAAAGGCGCTAAGCACACTCTTGCTGATGGCGATAATATTAAGATGGGGGCTTACACTCTTTTGGTGAGCGATATGGAATCGCTATTTGTACAAGAGGATATTCCTGTTTTAGATGAGAGTCTGGATGATCCTAACTCTGCTGTATTTGACGTGAAAAATTTAGAAATGGATTCTCCTATTAAAGCCAATAATCCTATAGATCAAAAGAGCTACAACTCACTTTTTAATGAAGAGGAAGCTGATGTACCCTCTTTTTCAAAAAAAAATGTGATGGAGGAAGATTCCTTTGGTTATGATCCATTTGAATCGATGCAAGAAGATCTACAGATGCGGGATCCTAATGAGGTCACGGAAGTAGATGAAGATGCCGAGGTGATACAATTTAATGCGAACGACTTGGCGGTCAGTACATACAATGAAGCAAGGGACGAAGAGAAAAGAGCATTGCACAATAGTGTCATGCAGTTGAACAAAATTATTGAACAACAGCAAAATACGCTCTCGGGTTCAATTGCCCATGAACGGTTAATGTCCTGCTTGGAAGCTACTTTTGAGAAGTTCATTGCAGAATTAAGCCCTGTTAATCTTGAGGACGAGTTTAATAGTTACCTTTCTGGTTGGGGGGCTAAGGATAAAAAATATTGGTCTTTATATAAAAAGCAGTTTATTCGTAAGCAAGAACGTGGCGAGTATTACCGTCAGTTTTATGCCTTGCTTTTTGAAGAACTTAGAGAGAAACGATGAAATTGAAATGTTTTAAATCCGTACTTTGTTATATATGGATTGTGATATTGGTTGGCTGTAGTAGTTCGGGGAGTTCACCTACTTTTTTACCTCCTTTTAAAGTGGAAGTTAATATTATACCAGCAGAAGATATTAATGTTTATTCAGACGGAAGCCCTCACCCAGTGGCAATTAGAGTGTATCAACTTAGAGAAATTGGGGCCTTCACTAAAAGTGAGTTCTTAGAACTTTATAATCAAGACCGAAGTGTTTTAAACGAAGCGCTAGTGGATATGATTAATATATCACCTGTATTACCAGGGAAAACACAGAAATTGACTTTGGATATTCAACAAGAGGCGCGTTATTTAGCGGTTTTGGCTGAATTTGCTAACTATAGACAGCTTGTCACCAAATCCTATATTAGCCTTGCGGATGATCCTGATGAAAACCCAGTTTATATAAGAATTACTAGTACAGAAATTGATATTAAACAACCAGTTGATGATTCCTGGTGGTAACTATTTTGAGGAGTTTAAATTGAGACGACATCGTAAAGTTGTATGGAATGAGGGGATGTTTATAGCCCCTCAACATTTTCAGCAACAAGAGCGCTACTTGCATCACTATGTTGAACAATACACTGCTCAATTTACCGGTGGAAATCGCTATGGTATCTCTACGTTGGAGATTGATAGTCACCGATTAACTATAGGGAAATTAGTGATATCTGAATGTTGTGGGGTTTTTCCTGATGGGACTTATTTTGAGAGTTTCCGTGAATTAGTGCTAGATATTCCTGCTGCGACATTAGAAAAACGTGTGTTTCTTGCTTTACCAATGTCCGTTGAAGGTGAAAATGAATACGGAGAATTGAAGGATTTATGTCGATACTCAAAGGTTTCAATTAATTTATTTGACTCGAGTGACTCGAGCCAAAGCTCTATCGAAACAACACTTGCGGAACCTAATGTTCGCTTAGTGTTAGAAGGTGACGAAATAACTGGAATGACGTTAATACCAATTGCTCGCGTGTTAGAGAAGCGTGAGAGTGGGGAAGTAATTCTAGATAAAGGGTTTATTCCTGCTTGTCTTCAGTACGGAGCGTCTCAGATTTTAGTTGAAAGAATCAAGGAGTTATTTGCATTGACTCAAGCTCGTGCCCAGAGCATTGCGCAGAGAATAGGGGCAGGACAAAATAGGAAAAGTGAGCAAAGTCTAATGAAAGAGTATTTATGGCTACAGGCCTTAAATCGCTGGCTTCCTTGGCTACATTTAGCACTTAATAATTCCAATATGTTATTGGAAGAGCTCTATGAAGGTCTAGTTCGCTATTCTGCTGAGCTAAAAAGTTTTGAACCCAATGTTGCAGATTTACCTGAACCGTTAATAAAAGACGACTTGAAAGCTGTTTTTTCGAAAGTGTTTTCAGCATTACGTTCACAGCTATCCATGGTGCAAAGTGATAGTGTTGCCGAATTTAAATGGGATACAAATTTATTTGAAAAACGTAGATTATTGAGAACATCTGTACCAAATATTCACTTGATGGAAAATCGTCGATTTGTATTGGCAGTAGAATCTTCAATTGGAGCTTCGACATTAGCCCAAGTATTCCCTAGTGCTTGTACATTATCTGGTATTACGCAAATTGCAGAACTGGTCCGAAATGGCCTTTCTGGTATAGGGCTTAGTGTTCTTCCAATTGCGCCAAATGAGCTTAAAGCGCGTGCAGATATGTGTTATTTCGAAATAGATACAGGTCATGCTTTTTGGCAAGAGATTAAAAATAAACGTGAAGCAATTACTCTGCATGTTGATAGCCGAGTTCCTGATGTAGCCTTAATACTATACGCTTTGGGGTAAGTTGATGAACGATTTCTTAGATGAAGAAACGGTTGCGTTTAAGATTGAATCTGATGAAAAGAGTCAAATTAATGACGACGGATATGAGATTTTAGACAATGCTAACCCGTTAAAGAATGCCTCTAGATATGCTATCGATTTGCAAAAATATCAATTTTTCGATAACAAAATATTAAGTGCTAGCTCAGAACTTTTATCTATCGCAGTTTCAATTGCTCGTATACAGGCTCCTGAAGATATGTATCTTTTTAGAGCTGGGCTTAAAAGGGCGGTAGCTGATCTAAAAAACAAAGTTGCAGCATTAGATTATCCTCCTTCTGTAGCAGATAAAGTCTGCTTTCTATTTTGTATCATGCTTGATGAGCAGGTTTTACATAGTAGTTGGGGGGAAGAGTCTGGTTGGGAAAATCAAACTTTGGTCAGCGAGTTATTTGGGATGAAAAATGGTGGTGAGCAATTTTATTTGATTGCTGAAAGAGCTTTATCACAACCTATTTTATTAGTCGATTTAATTGAACTGATTTATATACTTCTTAAAATGGGCTTTAGGGGGCAATATCGAGTCAATAGTAACAATCAACTTGAAAGTCTATTAAAGCGTCTTGAAAATGCAATTTTTTCTCAATTGCATATT
Coding sequences within it:
- a CDS encoding substrate-binding periplasmic protein is translated as MILTGTTYAAIERLSLATQVWPPYQTVNEKTGEIGGVAVERVQCALRLMNQPYEIVFMAWDRAQLMVQTGKMDGYFAGSKSTTRAAYAVPSAAVVTDDLSWFVLPNISFDIDDETQKYNLRYGAKFNTNKWLSLKQEGYNVIKKPRDADSLLQMLWQGEIDVALEYRYIFEYSMEKAGMPLSNFKRVSRGTLDQVVHFSKDFIRENPTFLDSFNASLTSCR
- a CDS encoding type VI secretion system-associated FHA domain protein yields the protein MSISLQLVELPENEQVTSRQISLPDSGGTIGRSFDCTIQLPDFNRSLSRVHAEIVLSQKGRYQLIDRSTNGVYVNGRLIGKGAKHTLADGDNIKMGAYTLLVSDMESLFVQEDIPVLDESLDDPNSAVFDVKNLEMDSPIKANNPIDQKSYNSLFNEEEADVPSFSKKNVMEEDSFGYDPFESMQEDLQMRDPNEVTEVDEDAEVIQFNANDLAVSTYNEARDEEKRALHNSVMQLNKIIEQQQNTLSGSIAHERLMSCLEATFEKFIAELSPVNLEDEFNSYLSGWGAKDKKYWSLYKKQFIRKQERGEYYRQFYALLFEELREKR
- the tssJ gene encoding type VI secretion system lipoprotein TssJ, which translates into the protein MKLKCFKSVLCYIWIVILVGCSSSGSSPTFLPPFKVEVNIIPAEDINVYSDGSPHPVAIRVYQLREIGAFTKSEFLELYNQDRSVLNEALVDMINISPVLPGKTQKLTLDIQQEARYLAVLAEFANYRQLVTKSYISLADDPDENPVYIRITSTEIDIKQPVDDSWW
- the tssK gene encoding type VI secretion system baseplate subunit TssK codes for the protein MRRHRKVVWNEGMFIAPQHFQQQERYLHHYVEQYTAQFTGGNRYGISTLEIDSHRLTIGKLVISECCGVFPDGTYFESFRELVLDIPAATLEKRVFLALPMSVEGENEYGELKDLCRYSKVSINLFDSSDSSQSSIETTLAEPNVRLVLEGDEITGMTLIPIARVLEKRESGEVILDKGFIPACLQYGASQILVERIKELFALTQARAQSIAQRIGAGQNRKSEQSLMKEYLWLQALNRWLPWLHLALNNSNMLLEELYEGLVRYSAELKSFEPNVADLPEPLIKDDLKAVFSKVFSALRSQLSMVQSDSVAEFKWDTNLFEKRRLLRTSVPNIHLMENRRFVLAVESSIGASTLAQVFPSACTLSGITQIAELVRNGLSGIGLSVLPIAPNELKARADMCYFEIDTGHAFWQEIKNKREAITLHVDSRVPDVALILYALG